One Sanguibacter keddieii DSM 10542 genomic window carries:
- a CDS encoding carbohydrate ABC transporter permease — MTSATQHAAPGHADPEPTSRPLRRTRYKRQDWAGAAFVAPFLAVFFFAIVAPLVYAMYLSFFQDRLIGGSFFTGLSNYTQAIADPLLRTGLGRVLLFLAVQVPIMICLALFAALAIDSGRLRAKGGFRIALFLPYAVPSVVAALMWGYIYGKDFGLIGQVFEFFGAEPPALLAGSWVLVSIGNIVTWSFVGYNMLILYSALRSIPTELYEAAEIDGAGAVRTAFSIKLPALRPAILLTVIFSIIGSFQLFNEPNVLRALAPTEITTYYTPNMYAYNLAFNGQQYNYSAAVAIIVGLITVVVAYAAQRISNRIETGGKK; from the coding sequence CGCGGCCCCCGGTCACGCAGACCCGGAGCCCACCTCACGACCACTTCGCCGCACCAGGTACAAGCGGCAGGACTGGGCCGGCGCGGCCTTCGTCGCACCCTTCCTCGCCGTCTTCTTCTTCGCGATCGTCGCCCCGCTCGTCTACGCGATGTACCTGTCGTTCTTCCAGGACCGGCTCATCGGCGGCTCCTTCTTCACCGGGCTGAGCAACTACACGCAGGCCATCGCCGACCCGCTGCTGCGCACCGGGCTCGGCCGCGTGCTGCTGTTCCTCGCGGTCCAGGTGCCGATCATGATCTGCCTCGCGCTCTTCGCGGCGCTGGCCATCGACTCCGGCCGGCTGCGCGCCAAGGGCGGGTTCCGCATCGCGCTGTTCCTCCCCTACGCGGTGCCCTCGGTCGTCGCGGCCCTCATGTGGGGCTACATCTACGGCAAGGACTTCGGCCTCATCGGGCAGGTCTTCGAGTTCTTCGGCGCAGAGCCGCCCGCCCTGCTCGCCGGCTCGTGGGTGCTGGTCTCGATCGGGAACATCGTCACCTGGTCGTTCGTGGGCTACAACATGCTCATCCTCTACTCGGCGCTGCGCTCCATCCCGACCGAGCTCTACGAGGCCGCCGAGATCGACGGCGCCGGCGCCGTGCGCACCGCCTTCTCGATCAAGCTCCCGGCGCTGCGTCCGGCGATCTTGCTCACGGTCATCTTCTCGATCATCGGCAGCTTCCAGCTCTTCAACGAGCCGAACGTGCTGCGGGCGCTCGCGCCGACCGAGATCACGACCTACTACACGCCGAACATGTACGCCTACAACCTCGCGTTCAACGGCCAGCAGTACAACTACTCGGCCGCCGTCGCCATCATCGTCGGTCTCATCACCGTCGTGGTCGCCTACGCCGCCCAGCGGATCAGCAACCGCATCGAGACCGGAGGGAAGAAATGA
- a CDS encoding carbohydrate ABC transporter permease: MTTASTPAPVSGVVDTTDSATVAPKATKSRAGRGRRRPTSPRGKSSITLTVIMVVMFIYVLLPLVWLIINSTKTNGGLFTSFGLWFADDFALWDNIKQLFTYQNSVYPRWLANTVLYAGVGGIGATILATFGGYGLAKYNFPGRRAAFAIVIGAMTVPMTALAVPTFLMFSQLGLTNTVWAVLIPALASPFGLYLMYVFAQDSVPDSILEAARLDGAGELRTFLTVSLRLLAPGFVTVLLFAVVATWNNYFLPLIMLTDPKLYPLTVGLNQWNSQSGSSGTSEPVYNLVLVGSLVAIIPLVIVFLSLQRFWQSGLAAGAVKQ, from the coding sequence ATGACCACCGCCAGCACCCCCGCCCCCGTCTCCGGCGTCGTCGACACGACCGACAGCGCGACGGTCGCCCCCAAGGCCACGAAGAGCCGCGCCGGCCGTGGCCGACGCCGCCCGACGAGCCCCCGCGGCAAGTCCTCGATCACCCTCACGGTGATCATGGTCGTGATGTTCATCTACGTGCTGCTCCCGCTCGTGTGGCTGATCATCAACTCGACCAAGACCAACGGCGGGCTCTTCACGTCCTTCGGTCTCTGGTTCGCCGACGACTTCGCCCTCTGGGACAACATCAAGCAGCTGTTCACCTACCAGAACTCCGTGTACCCGCGCTGGCTCGCCAACACGGTGCTCTACGCGGGTGTCGGCGGCATCGGCGCGACCATCCTCGCGACCTTCGGCGGCTACGGCCTGGCCAAGTACAACTTCCCCGGTCGCCGCGCAGCCTTCGCGATCGTCATCGGCGCCATGACCGTGCCGATGACCGCCCTCGCGGTCCCCACGTTCCTCATGTTCAGCCAGCTCGGCCTGACGAACACGGTGTGGGCGGTGCTCATCCCCGCGCTCGCCAGCCCCTTCGGGCTGTACCTCATGTACGTGTTCGCCCAGGACTCGGTCCCCGACTCCATCCTCGAGGCAGCGCGTCTCGACGGCGCCGGTGAGCTCCGCACCTTCCTCACCGTCTCGCTGCGGCTGCTGGCCCCCGGCTTCGTCACCGTCCTGCTGTTCGCGGTCGTGGCCACCTGGAACAACTACTTCCTGCCCCTCATCATGCTGACGGACCCCAAGCTCTACCCGCTGACCGTCGGCCTCAACCAGTGGAACTCGCAGTCCGGGTCCTCCGGCACGAGCGAGCCCGTGTACAACCTCGTGCTCGTCGGCTCGCTCGTCGCGATCATCCCGCTGGTCATCGTCTTCCTCTCGCTGCAGCGCTTCTGGCAGTCCGGCCTCGCGGCCGGCGCCGTGAAGCAGTAG